Sequence from the Verrucomicrobiia bacterium genome:
AGCCAAACCCATGCACCGCATAGAAGCGGGTCACTGGATGGAGAGCACGGCTTTGGCCGCCGGGACCTACGAATACTGCTTCGTGGTGGACGGTCAATGGATGCCTGACCCGCTGGCCAGCCAAACCGTGCCCAACCCTTTCGGTGGGATGAACTCGATCCTGAAAGTTCACAGTTCGCCGCAGGTCGCCCATCGTGCCGACGGAATGACTTTACCACTCAAAAATGCAAACAATCCACCAACACAAAAATCATGAGCAAGGAAGCCCAAGCCATCAGTAACGACGCCAGCCAACTGGCCGAAAACGCACGCACCTTGGTGGCGGCAACCGCAGACGTGGCCGGAGAAAAGGTCAGCGAAGCCCGCAAGCGCCTCGCCACGGCACTGGAAAGTGGCAAGGAGA
This genomic interval carries:
- a CDS encoding glycogen-binding domain-containing protein translates to MITFSEAILPRPEDKRLGTFTPMKHNKKKDLTSSAASQQPEPVCFEFTHPTARSVCIAGTFNDWQPQAKPMHRIEAGHWMESTALAAGTYEYCFVVDGQWMPDPLASQTVPNPFGGMNSILKVHSSPQVAHRADGMTLPLKNANNPPTQKS